The following coding sequences lie in one Heliangelus exortis chromosome 8, bHelExo1.hap1, whole genome shotgun sequence genomic window:
- the LHX9 gene encoding LIM/homeobox protein Lhx9 isoform X2: MEIVGCRAEENTCPFRPPAMLFHGISGGHIQGIMEEMERRSKTESRLAKGGQMNGRETNMPPMSPEKPALCAGCGGKISDRYYLLAVDKQWHLRCLKCCECKLALESELTCFAKDGSIYCKEDYYRRFSVQRCARCHLGISASEMVMRARESVYHLSCFTCTTCNKTLTTGDHFGMKDNLVYCRAHFESLLQGEYPPQLSYTELAAKSGGLALPYFNGTGTVQKGRPRKRKSPALGVDIVNYTSGCNENEADHLDRDQQPYPPSQKTKRMRTSFKHHQLRTMKSYFAINHNPDAKDLKQLAQKTGLTKRVLQGEQIMGHYSQTSRRLKIP; this comes from the exons ATGGAAATAGTGGGgtgcagagcagaagaaaatacttgtCCTTTCCGTCCCCCAGCCATGCTTTTCCACGGGATCTCCGGAGGCCATATCCAAGGAAtcatggaggagatggagaggagatccAAGACCGAGTCCCGCCTGGCCAAAGGGGGACAAATGAACGGCCGAGAAACG AACATGCCCCCCATGAGCCCCGAGAAGCCTGCTTTGTGTGCTGGTTGTGGAGGGAAGATATCAGACAGATATTACCTGCTGGCTGTTGACAAACAATGGCACCTCAGGTGTCTTAAGTGCTGTGAATGTAAACTGGCTTTGGAGTCAGAACTCACCTGCTTTGCCAAGGACGGCAGTATTTACTGCAAGGAGGATTACTACAG aaGGTTCTCCGTGCAGAGATGTGCCCGCTGCCACCTTGGGATCTCAGCCTCTGAAATGGTCATGAGAGCCAGGGAGTCGGTTTATCACCTGAGCTGCTTCACCTGCACCACTTGCAACAAGACTCTGACCACAGGGGATCATTTTGGCATGAAGGACAACCTGGTTTACTGCAGGGCACACTTCGAGTCCCTTTTGCAAGGAGAGTATCCCCCACAGCTGAGCTACACCGAGCTGGCAGCCAAGAGCGGAGGGCTGGCCCTGCCTTACTTCAACGGCACTGGCACAGTCCAGAAGGGGAGgcccaggaaaagaaagagccCTGCCTTGGGAGTGGACATCGTCAACTACACCTCAG GTTGTAATGAGAATGAGGCAGATCACCTGGACAGAGACCAGCAGCCTTATCCCCCATCCCAGAAGACAAAGCGCATGCGCACCTCCTTCAAACACCACCAGCTTCGTACCATGAAGTCCTACTTTGCCATCAACCACAACCCAGATGCCAAGGACCTCAAGCAGCTTGCCCAGAAAACAGGCCTGACCAAGAGAGTTCTGCAG